From the Lolium rigidum isolate FL_2022 chromosome 2, APGP_CSIRO_Lrig_0.1, whole genome shotgun sequence genome, one window contains:
- the LOC124692415 gene encoding histone H4 isoform X2 translates to MSGRGKGGKGLGKGGPAIRRLARRGGVKRISGLIYEETRGVLKIFLENVIRDAVTYTEHARRKTVTAMDVVYALKRQGRTLYGFGG, encoded by the exons ATGTCCGGCCgcggcaagggaggcaagggCCTGGGCAAGGGCGGC CCGGCCATCCGGCGCCTGGCCCGCCGCGGCGGCGTGAAGCGCATCTCCGGGCTCATCTACGAGGAGACCCGCGGCGTGCTCAAGATcttcctcgagaacgtcatccgcgacgCCGTCACCTACACCGAGCACGCGCGACGCAAGACCGTCACAGCCATGGACGTCGTCTACGCGCTCAAGCGCCAGGGACGCACACTCTACGGATTCGGCGGCTGA
- the LOC124692415 gene encoding histone H4 isoform X1 produces the protein MSGRGKGGKGLGKGGAKRHRKVLRDNIQGITKPAIRRLARRGGVKRISGLIYEETRGVLKIFLENVIRDAVTYTEHARRKTVTAMDVVYALKRQGRTLYGFGG, from the coding sequence ATGTCCGGCCgcggcaagggaggcaagggCCTGGGCAAGGGCGGCGCGAAGCGCCACCGCAAGGTGCTCCGCGACAACATCCAGGGCATCACCAAGCCGGCCATCCGGCGCCTGGCCCGCCGCGGCGGCGTGAAGCGCATCTCCGGGCTCATCTACGAGGAGACCCGCGGCGTGCTCAAGATcttcctcgagaacgtcatccgcgacgCCGTCACCTACACCGAGCACGCGCGACGCAAGACCGTCACAGCCATGGACGTCGTCTACGCGCTCAAGCGCCAGGGACGCACACTCTACGGATTCGGCGGCTGA